Genomic segment of Paenibacillaceae bacterium GAS479:
ATGAAGTCAAAAAGACCTTGTTCAAAAGAGGTTTTCAAACAATCGTTTATTTGCCGCATTTTATGTCCTGGGTATTGCTAGCAGGCATATTGATCGACATTCTCTCCCCTTCAGGCGGAATCATCAACAACATCCTTAAATCACTGAACATTCAGCCCATTTATTTTTTGGGAGAAGGAACCTGGTTCCGAACCATACTGATCGTATCCAATGTTTGGAAGGAAGTTGGCTTTGATACGATCGTTTATTTGGCGGCCATCCTGTCGATTGATCGGACGCAGTATGAATCGGCCGTGCTTGATGGTGCGGGATACGCTCGGCAACTATGGCATATTACGCTGCCGGGCATTCGCGGCATTATCGTGCTCTTAATGCTGCTCAACATCGGGGGCATTTTGAATGCAGGCTTCGACCAGATATTCAATTTGTACAGTCCGCAGGTATATGAGAGCGCCGATATTCTAGATACATTCGTTTACCGGATCGGCATGGAGGAGATGCAATACGGTGTCGCTACAGCAGTTGGATTGTTCAAATCAATCGTGTCCTTCGTGCTCATAACGTTTTCCTACTATTTGGCCTATAGAGTCGTGAAGTACAGAATTTTTTAGGAGGCCGGTTCAATGGTAGAGAAAGCGTCGTTTGGAAGGAAGTTATTCATCGTTGTTAATTATAGCTTTTTAATTGCGCTAGCCTGTGCATGCCTATTCCCAATTGTGCATATCGCGGCGCTGTCGATGAGCTCGCAATCGGCGGCGTCAGCTGGGCTGGTTACGATATGGCCGAAGGATTTTACCTGGATGTCATATCGCTATATTTTGGAAAATTCGGCCTTTTTCACTTCGTTTGGTGTGACTCTGGAAAGGGTGATTATCGGCGGGACGATGAGCATGGGCATGACGCTTCTGGCTGCTTACCCGCTGTCCAAAGATTCCCGTAAATTCAGAGGCCGTTCCGTATACGCGTGGTTTTTCATGTTCACGACGATATTTGGCGGCGGCTTGATCCCTACTTTTATGGTGGTCAAGTCAGCCGGGCTGATGGATTCCATCTGGGCCTTGGTGCTGCCAACAGCTGTTCCTGTATTCAACATCTTGCTTATGCTCAATTTCTTCAGGCAAATACCCGAGGAGTTGGAGGAAGCGGCATTCATGGATGGAGCAGGCCATCTGCGAACACTGTGGAATGTGTACTTGCCGGTGTCCGTACCTTCGCTCGCGACAAACGGGCTGCTTATCCTCATCATGCATTGGAACTCGTGGTTTGACGGCATGATTTATATGAATGATGTTGACAACTATCCACTGCAAACCTACATTCAATCCATTATCGTCAGCTCTGATTTGACTAATCTGAAGCCTGACGACCTGGAAGAGTTGAGCGCGATTTCCGACAAAACGGTCAAGGCAGCGCAAATTTTCGTTTCGATGGTTCCAATTATGGCTATCTACCCATTTTTGCAAAAATATTTTATAGGCGGCATGCTGCTAGGTAGTGTGAAGGGATAAGAATTAAACCAATTGCCAGGGGGAAATCGCATGAATAAAAAGGTGATGTTAAAAATATCCGCTGTTTTAACGCTCGCGGTCGCCGCATTGGCGGGTTGCTCCGGCCAGAATGCACCTAGTAAGTCACCGCAACCGACTTCCAGCGCTGCCGTTAACGAAAATATTGATCCCAATGCCAAATTCGATCCCCCGATTGAGGTTTCCACTCATTTTTCTGTTGGCGCGTCATTTGCGGATAAGTTCAAGGATGAGCAGCTAAACACCAATGTGTTTGCCAAAGGTCAGTTGGAGGAGCTCGGAATCAAGCTTACGTACAAGTGGATTGCCCGCGGGGACGATCAGAGCTTCCAGAAATCTAGCGTAGCTATCGCCTCCGGTGATATTCCCGACATTATGGTCGTAACGAAAGAGCAGCTGGCGACCCTGTCCAAAACGGATATGATTCATAAAGACCTGGCGCCAATTTACGAGAAATACGCATCGAAGCTGACGAAGGATATTATGCATGAAGAAGGGGACATCGCCTTCGATTCAGCCACCTTCAATGGCAAGCTGATTGCTATTCCCAATACAGACTCGTCCGGTGATCTTGCTTCTTTCTTATGGATTCGCATGGACTGGCTGGAAAAGCTGAATCTGGAAACGCCTAAATCGATGGACGATCTGTATAACGTCATTCGTGCGTTTGTTGAGCGGGACCCGGACGGGAACAACAAAAAAGATACCGTCGGTCTCATGTTGAATAAAGACTTCCTCAGCCCTGGCGTAGGCGATGCTGTCGGCATTTTTAACGGTTTTCATGCCTATCCAAAAAGCTGGGTGAAGGATGATTCCGGAAATCTTGTTTATGGCAGTGTGCAACCGGAAATGAAGGAAGCGCTGGCTTATTTGCAAAAGCTGTATAAGGATGGGTTTATCGAACAGGACTTTGGAGCGAAGGATTCTGGCAAAGCGGCCGAGCTCGCTGGAGCTAACCGGGTCGGCGTTGAATTCGGCGCCATGTGGAACGGAATGTACCCGCTGCAAGCGACAAAGGAGAACTTCCCTAACTCAGACTGGAGAGCGATGGCGCTTTTATCCAATGATGATAAACCAGCCCGACCTCAGGTTAAGCTGAATGTAGCTAACTATTACGTGGTGAAAAAGGAATTCGAACATCCAGAAGCGCTGATCAAGCTGATTAACTTCTGGACGGAGAAGAACTGGGGCTCCAGCAAAGAAGATTATGATAAATATATCGGCAATCTCGATACCGGCGCCGCCCATTTGAACCAAATCAGAGCTTGGCCTTCCAAAAAGAACATGAACGCTCATCTCCACGTTAAGGAAGCTTTTGCAACTGGAGACAGTTCAAAATTGAATTCCGAAGAAAAGAGCTACTACGACAACATTGTGAAGTACAAGGCAGGAGATAACAAAGTGGCCCAGTTCGAGAAAGTATTCGGAGAAACAGGGTCATTCGCTATTATGGATCAGTATTATACGAAAAACCTGTTTATGATGGATCAGTATTACGGCGCGTCGACCGAAACGATGAAAAATAAAATGAGCACAATTGTCAAAAGCGAGATGGAGTACTACACAAAAGTGATCATGGGCTCGGAGTCGCTTGATAAGTTTGATGCTTTTGTCGCTAAGCTGAACAAGTTAGGTCTGGAGCAGATTACGAAAGAAGTGAATGAGTGGAACAAAAATAGATAAGGAAGCTCAGTAGGGTAAGTTGATTGAAGAGGGTAACTTAGGGAGATTATGCCTGAGTTACCCTGTTTCTATTATTGGAGATAACTCCCTTATCGTGACATGCTTTTGCCATCACTATTCGATAATTATGCCATCGTTGATCGATATTATTAAGTCATGAAAGACAAACACATACACCGAGGAGAGATTATCATGTTGAAAAAAATCACCGGACTCATGTTGGCAGGTGCAATTGTAATGTCGGTTCCAGTAATGGCTTCTGCTTCGGCAAATGAGCAAGGAAGTACGAAATACCAGTCCGTGATGACGGGATCCGGATCCAATACGAGCGTTGAGCGCATTTACGTAGCTGCGGAGAAGTTCAAAATTCAGACCAAAGGCAAAACGGTAGATCAACTTAGCGCTGAAGTTAAACGTGCTGAAAAACAAGCCCAGAAGGCTTCCACGCTGTTAAAAGCCAAGCAGTTTGGCATTGTAACCAAAGGCAAAACGATCGAGCAAATTAGCGTGGAGATCAAGCGTACCGAGAAAGCTCAAAAGGCGAAAACCGCTAAAGCCGAAGCTAATAAAGCAGCTGTAGTTAAGAAGGCGAAGAGCATCGGTATTGTGACCAAGGGCAAAACGGCCGAGAAAATCGTGGTTGAGGTACTGCGTGCACAAAAAGCTGCTAAAAGCCCGGATTGGAAATGATCAATTCGAGAAAGCGAAACGGAATCCAGAAAGCTGGATTCCGTTTTTTTAAGCCCTAAAATCCGGCAATTAGCTTTACAATCTATCAAGAAAAAAATGGATGCTAAATTGAAATGGATTATGCTATTATGAGGAAGTGATGAGCAACACATGAGTAAAAAACTAACGAACTTGACCAATGTGGGAACCTTCCCACATATCAATCCTGGGAATGGAGGTGCCAGATTGAGTTGAAATACACCATTATGGATGTTGCCAAAATGTCGGGCGTTTCCAAGTCAACCGTTTCACGAGTCATTTCCAACACAGGGTATGTGAGTCCGGAATCACGAAATAGAGTACTCCTTTCGATTGAAAAGCTTCAGTATAAACCGAATGGCGTTGCCAGGGCCATGGTATCTCGCCAAACTCAAAATATTGGCGTCATCATTTATCGCCAACACCATCCAATTGCCTCCCATCCCTTTTATGGGAAAATTCTGGATGCCATACTCGAGAGGGCTTCGGAATTAGGTTACTCCATATTCGTTATGACAGATAAGGATCTAACGAGCAAGTCAGCCGACTTCTTGCTTGAAAAGCGCGTAGATGGACTTATTTTAGTGAGCAAGCTTAATCATGAGCTGATTGATTACTTTAAAAATATGCAGATTCCTTTTGTCATGGTGAACGGCACCTGCGATCATTCCGATGTAATCCATCTTGTCAACGATGACGAGAGGGGAGGTGAACTCGCAGCTCAGCATATGCTGTCGCTAGGATTGACAGCGGTTTCAATCCTATCCGGACCTTTGGAACATCGAAGTCACAAGTTAAGATTAGAGGGGTTTCTAAAAACTTATCAACGTGAAGGGATTACCCTGGACGATGACCACATTTACTACTCCAAGTCCTCACAATTTGACGAAGGTTACAAAGGGTTTCAGCAATTGTGGGAACGTTCCCCTAATTTCAAAGCCTTATTTGCAACCAACGATATGATTGCATTAGGAGCGATAAAGGCCATTTATGAAAAGGGTCTACAGGTTCCAGAACATATCGCTGTCATGGGATTTGACGATATTGACTACGCCGCTATGGCGAATCCTTCATTATCTACCATTCATAGCTCCAAAACAAAAATGGGGCATGATGCGGTGAGCATTTTAGACAAAGAAATTCAAGGTATTGCCACCACGAAGGATCTGCCTATGTATGCACCTGAACTCAAAGTTAGATATTCAACCAAGGGAACCAAATAAATATTTGGAGGGTTAATATCATGAGAAAATCGTTAACGGCTGTTTTAACATCAGCCCTCGTTCTTTCCAGCGTTCTTGCAGGGTGCAGCAATAGTGAAAATAAACCAGCTGGAGCCGCTAATGCTGAAGGAGGCGCAGATGGGAAGGAACTGCAAGTCATTACCTTATCCGCACAAACGACAGGCATCGAGAAGACGCGGGTGGATAACCTGGTTAAAGCAGCCGTTGTCCTGAATGAAGAGCTGAAGACGCAAGGAAAAAATATGGAGGTCAAGCTGGAGACAAAATCCTTTGACGGCACATGGGATGACTCTCTAAAACAGTTCATGCTGGCTTCCAAATCGAAAAAAGCGCCCGATATTTTTGCCATTGGCCATGAGTCCGTCGGGATGCTTGCCAAAGGCAAGTACATCTTGCCTCTAGATAGTCTGAAGGAATCCAAAGAATACGCGGATCTCTTCCCTATTCTGTGGGACTCGGTAACCTTCCAGGGACAAATTTGGGGCATTCCGCAGGATACAGAAGCAAGACCTGTCTTTTATAACAAAGGAATTTTGAAAAAGCTCGGATGGTCGGATGAGCAGATCAATGAGCTACCCGAAAAAGTGAAACAGGGCGAGTTCACGCTTGATGATATGACCAAAGTTGCGGAAGAAGCAAAAGCAAAAGGGGCAGCCCAGTTTGGAATCGTGCATCGCCCGACTAACGGCCCTGACTTCCAAGCATTAGCCTACGACTTTGGGGCAGAGTTGTATGACGCGGCTCAAAATAAAATCATTTTTGATAAAAAAGCAGTTGAGAAGCAGCTTCAGTACTACTACGATATCGCTCAGAAAAAACTAATTCCGGACAATCTGACGACGATGGAATTTAAAAATGTCCATAAAATCGTCGTGAATGAAAAAGCGCTGTTTTACTATGGCGGCATCTGGAACGTAAACAACTGGGCTGCTGATGCTTACCATGATCAACTCGGTAAAGTAGATGCAAAATGGGTGAATGAACGGATGGGCATGATGCTGATTCCTGCTGCTGAGAAGGGCGGAAAGCCCGTGACTTTGTCGCATCCGATCGTGTATACGGTTTCATCGGGGACTAAACATGAGGATTTGGTCAAGCGTCTGCTTGAACTCGTCGTTGATCCCAAGCTGCAAACCGAGCATAATCTGAAAACCTTCCACTTGCCGATAACAAAATCCGCAGCAGATGATCCCAACTTCAAAGCGGATGTGACTTTAGGAGGAGTTGCCTACATGTCTGAGTACACAACTTTCCTGCCTAACCACGAAAGCTTTAACAAATACAGCGGCTCTGTATTTACAGCCATTCAAGCGGTAGAGCTTGGAAAACAAACTCCAGCTGAGGCATTAAAAGATCTTGAGACTCAATTGAAAAATGATCTTGGCGACGAACTAATTGTTAAAAACTAATGACCTGAGCAGCATGCCCGGACGTTTCGCCCGCCCGGGCATGACTTACCAAGGGGGAGCACTATGGGAAAGCCTAATGTGGTGGTTAGTGCAAATAAAAATACAGGGAACTCGAATCTGAATCGCCTCGTCGGAGTTTTACAAAAATGGGGATTGCCAGCGGTGTTGTTGGGACCATTTCTCATCCTAATTACCGTGTTTTTTATAGCACCCGTTGTATTAATTGTTATTTTGGCATTTACGAATATGGACTCATCTATGGTCTGGGATTTAAACGGATTACTGAATTTCAAGAAGATGGCCTCCGATCCCAACTTAGGCGAAATCATGCTGAATACGGTTTTTTATGTAACGCTCACCTTATCGCTGAATATCTTTTTGGGACTTTCATTAGCCCTACTGACCACCTATTTCATCAAACAGGAATCGGTCGGCCTGATCATTCGGACGATTTGGATGTTGCCAAGGATTTCACCTCCAGTCGTTTATATCCTCCTGTGGTTATGGTTTTTTGATCCAAGCCAATACGGAGTTTTAAACAGCTTGCGAATGATATTTGATATGCCTCCGGCAAATTTCCTAGCGGATCAACCTATGACAGCGATCGTTTTGGCAAATGGACTTATTGGAGCCTCGTACGGAATGATCATTTTCTCAGCGGCGATCAAATCGATTCCAGGAGACTTGTTCATGGCGGCAAGAGTGGATGGTGCTGCAGAACGATCGATTATTTTTGATATTATTATCCCCGCTGTGAAATGGCCGCTTATGTTCGTTACGTTATGGCAGCTACTGTCTCTGCTCACTTCCTATGAATACATCCTTCTGTTGACCAAAGGCGGACCGTTGTTCGAAACCGAGGTGCTGGCGCTGTATTCCTACCATAAAGCATTCCAAAGCTTCGAATATGGTTATGGATCTGCTGTTGCGCTTGTTCTTGTCGTCATTGCTTTGATCTGCACGTTCATTTTCTGGAGAATATTTGGAATGGATAAAATGATCAAGTCGTCGAGAATCGAATAAAGGACGGGGGGACGCATGTTGAAAACACAAAAAAGCCGACTGCCCTCGATGACTGCATATGTCGTTTTGGGCATCATTACACTGCCTATTATATTTATGTATATTTGGCTGCTTTTGAATTCGTTTACAACGGGGATGAAATATGGGGTTATTCCAACGAATTTGACGTTTGATAACTGGCAGTTCATTTGGTCGAACGTTGTCATCAATGGCACGGAGATGCCAAGTATTTGGACCGCTACGCTGAATTCCTTCCTATTTGCCGGCTCTTTAACGGTTTTGGAGTTGATTATCGGCGTGATGGCGGGTTATGCGTTGTCTCGTCTGAACTTCCCCGGGCGACAGGGATTACTGAAAACAACGATGCTGCTGCATGCTTTTCCTAGCGTTGCGCTGCTGATTGCCGTCTTTTACATTTTGAACTTTTTAGGTTTATTCGACTCGCTGTGGGGCGTCATCCTTGTCAAAACGGCTTTGCAAATTCCAATGACAGCATGGATTATTAAAGGCTTTTTCGATGATGTTTCCTGGGATGTGGAGTGGGCGGGGTTAATCGATGGCTGCACGCGCTTCAAAGTGTGGTATACGATTGTCATCCCATTGATCAAGCCTGGCATCGCGGCCGTCGCCATCTTTGCTTTCCTGGCCGGATGGTCGGAGTTTCTACTCTTGTACACGTTTATTCTAAGCGATGAAAATATTACCTTGGCCTCTTATCTGCAGAAATTGATGAGCAACCCCAACGTCATCAATTATGGTCTTTTAAGCGCCGTATCCATTTTCTACATGATTCCGGTTCTGTTGTTCTTCATCTTCACTCAAAAATCGCTCATGCAAGTAAACGCAACGGGAGGAAAAGGTGTATGAAAATCGAGCTGAAGCAAGTTACGAAAGCCTTCAATAAGCAAGGTAATGCCGTTAATGACTTGTCGCTCACGATCCAGGATGGTGAATTTGTTGCACTGCTTGGACCGAGCGGTTGCGGGAAATCAACTACGATGCTGATGCTCGCGGGAATTTACAAACCTACGGATGGCACGATTTATTTTGATAATGAGCCTATTAATCATGTAGAGCCGAAGGATCGCAACATCGGAATGGTGTTCCAAAGCTACGCTCTCTATCCTCATATGACAGTGCTCGAAAATATTATGTTTCCCCTTAAGCAGATGAAGGTTCCAAAATCTGACCGAGTTTTTCGTGCGCATGCAGCGGCCGAACAAGTGCAATTAGGCCATCTAACCGCACGTAAACCTAGTGAGCTATCGGGCGGTCAGCAGCAACGGGTCGCTTTGGCCAGAGCGATCGTCAAAAAACCTCGTTTGTTGCTGCTCGACGAACCGCTGTCCAATCTGGATGCTCGGATGAAAATTGAGATGCGCGAGGAGATTCGTCATTTGCAAAAGGAAATCGGAATTACGACGGTAATGGTTACGCATGACCAGGAAGAAGCGATGACGATCGCTGACCGCGTAGCGGTAATGAAGGATGGTTCTCTTATTCAGTACAGTACTCCGATGGATCTTTACAATAAAGCTTCAAATTTATTCGTCGCTCAGTTTATCGGCACGCCGCCTATGAACTTCATAAGTGGAGACTTAATGAAGCTCGGCGAATCTTACACGTTCCAAGAAAATCAACAAAGCCGTTTGATTGGCATCCGTCCTTATGATCTCAAGCTTGGCGATCAAGGCAATGTCATTATGAATGCGACGGTAAGCCTCGTTGAGCCGCTCGGCCATTCCAATCTTGTTAGTGCCAGAATTGGCGATAAGCTAGTGCGTTTTTTTGCGGATGCGTCCTATCGCGCTGAGCGCGGTACGTCTATTGTATGTTCCGCAGATTTGCAAAAAATCGCTGTGTTCGATAAATCCACCGGCCAAAGCATAGACACAGAACATTGCATTAAGGAGGCTTTTGCTGTATGAGTCAGGAGTTTGAAAAGTCATTATTACAGTCCGCTATCGAATATGCCAAGCAAGCAGGCGAGCTAATCCGTGCCCAAACTGGAAACTGGGACCAGATTCTGGAGAAAAAGAACGGTTCCGACCTGGTTACGAATGTTGATCTACTCAGCGAAGCGCTTTTGAAAAGCCTAATTTCGGCCCATTACAGCGATCACTGGATACTTTCGGAAGAAGATAACGGCACCTTAAATTCTTACGAGGCCTTGATAAGCAAGGGGGCGGGATACGGCTGGATTATCGATCCGATTGACGGAACGACGAATTTCATTCACGGCATTCCCCATTTTGCCGTATCGATCGGAATTGTGCGAGATCAAGAGACGATTATCGGGGTTGTTTATAATCCGCTGAACGAAGAGCTGTTCTATGCGAGAAGGAATGGAGGAGCCTACCGTAACGGCAAATTAATCACCTCGGGGAGAGAACAAAGGCTGCAGGAGGCGTTGCTCGCAACCGGCTTTCAAGCCGACCAGTGGGCACCCCAATCGCTGCTTGTCAAACAAATGGACCATTTGGCAGGAGCCTGCCGCAACTTGCGAATTATCGGTGCAGCTAGTCTCGACCTATGCTGGATTGCCATGGGAAGATTGACGGGATTTTGGCATAAGGGGCTTCATCCTTGGGATACGTCAGCAGCCGCTTTAATTCTTCGTGAAGCCGGCGGGCGATTGACCGATTTTAACGGCAATGAATATGAACTTCATCATGACACTCTTGTCGCTTCGAATAGCACGATCCATGACGAGCTTCTAGCTGGACTTACTAGGTAGAAAGGAGGTAGCATGCCATGATCGAAATTTTCACCTCTGAAATGACATCGGCACATAAGCAATGGATGGAGCTTGTGAGGAAAGGGACGATTTCGGCTACGGAGTATTACCAGCTCTCGATTGCTCAGCTTGAATTGTTAAAAAAAGCATGCCCGGACAATGTGGCCTATGTATCCTGGCAAGCGGAGTATTACCATCTCGATGGGAATCTGCGTCGTTCTGGCGAGCAATATCGTTCCGTATTGGAACAGGACCCGCCGATGGAACTTTCGGACCAAGAAATCCGGCTGATCAAGAAATTTTGCCCAATGCTCCACACAACGGCAGAGGAATGTTTTCCTTTGAATGATGTGGTGGCGATCCACCATCCAACGCTTCCGTTGATCGGCTACCATCTGTTCTGGGCGGATGACTACGATTATCCCGACGATTTTGAGCCATGCGATCATGAGGAAATATGGATTGAGTACGATCCTGGCGAGGAATATGTGACGAAGGTGATGAGCTTTTTCCACAGTCGGGTCATTCAGTCCGAGGCAGCAGCAGAAGAAGCGCGGAACAACGGGCAACGTGCAATCATCCGTGTTGAATGGGGTAAACATGGCTCGTTGTTAAAAGGATGGGAGGAGATGACGGAGCCGTTGACCGGTGTGCCCATCATGGACTGGTTGCAAAAGACCTATGACCATGTAAGCTCAGGTGGACGAGAGGCTGCTCATCCCCTGAAACGATTCTGGCCCGAACGATACACCGGCACGTTTGAAGAGTACACCGATTTTTCAGTGCCGGCTGATCCGTTAGATTGGCTCGAGCAGAAGCCGCTTATGTTCAAAACACGCTGGGCTAATGCCATTTTGCAAACCAGTTGTCTCCTTTATAACTTTCATCCAAAAATGGAATGGCCCGAACGCTTTTATCAAAGTGAACGCAATCCATATTAATGGAACGGGGTGGAAGGATGTTTAAGAAACTCATCGTAACTTCGCTTGCCATTTTGTTGACGGTTCCTGCCATTGTTCTCTCGCAAGCAGTGCCAGTAAGTGCAAATTCCGTTTATGCAAGTGAAGGGGATGTGTTGGCTCGGTATCAAGCGGTTGCAGAAAAGTTCGCCCCTGATATTCATCAGGAAGTGCGTCAAAAAGGGACCAGCAAACCGGGTTACTTAAACTTCACCTACGGCTATGATATTTCGGCCGATTTCATCACGAATGTTAATTATGACGGAGATTGGAAAGCGAATAACAATTGGGATCGCCTGGGTGATTTTCGCACCACGTTGCAATCCTATGTGTATTACGATGTCAAAGAGACAGAAACCCATTATTTTATTAGCTACTGGAATTATTATGCGAGAGATGACAGCGACATCCATCAGGATCGGCATGAGAATGATATGGAGGGTATGTTCCTACTCGTTCGCAAAGGAGCTGAAAATCTCGGCTTCGGCCAGCCGGTATTCGCTTCGCTCAAGCAGCATGGCACTTATTATCAATATCACATTCAAGGTGTCAGCTCAGGCTTCACGAATGGAAACGATAATTTTGACGGGACGATTACGATGCGGGATGGCACACATCCGGAAGTGTTCGCCTCTTCAAACGGCAATGTATTGGAGATCAGCACAACACGTTTTGGCCATAACTTAAGCCCTTGGAGTCCGAACAAAGGCTTTGGCGGAATAAAGTATCAGGTTGGCTCCACAGCTGCGATCCCGGATCGGACAACGGTCATGAATGCCTACAACGCCGGCACGTACACGCCTGTGTCCTATCAAGCGGTGCCGCTAACTCCACTGTGGGATCGACGCACCGAATACGGCGACCCTTATTTATTCGATTCATTCGGGGTATTCAATGGCGGCGACGGAATGGATGACTCTGCGAATGCACCATGGGGCTCAGGGTATAAGGATCATGACAGCCCTACAGGCCAAGTTTTCTTCGACCCGGCTAATTTGGTTGATTATATGCTGAATAATCTCGGTACCTATTCGTATACGTATGTGAAAAGAGACGGGATGGGCAATGATTTACCCGGCGTGTATTTATACGAGCATCCTAATCGTCAAGGCAGAATGCTGCATACGACTCAAAACATCGGTGATCTGCGGAACAGCCTCGTAGGGAACGATTCCATCACTTCCGTGTCGATTATTGGATCTCAGTATAACGCTACATTGTACGCGGATCTCAGCTTTCAAGGGGCAGGCCAAGCCTTTGCGGAAGGTCTCACCAATATTTCCAATGGACCGATGGATGATAAAGCGACTTCAGTTATGGTGAATTGACTAGATTTATATACTTTCAACTTATCCCGTTAAGACAGCTAACCATTGGCTGTCTTTTTTTTTTGATGAATAGATATAGA
This window contains:
- a CDS encoding carbohydrate ABC transporter ATP-binding protein, CUT1 family, whose translation is MKIELKQVTKAFNKQGNAVNDLSLTIQDGEFVALLGPSGCGKSTTMLMLAGIYKPTDGTIYFDNEPINHVEPKDRNIGMVFQSYALYPHMTVLENIMFPLKQMKVPKSDRVFRAHAAAEQVQLGHLTARKPSELSGGQQQRVALARAIVKKPRLLLLDEPLSNLDARMKIEMREEIRHLQKEIGITTVMVTHDQEEAMTIADRVAVMKDGSLIQYSTPMDLYNKASNLFVAQFIGTPPMNFISGDLMKLGESYTFQENQQSRLIGIRPYDLKLGDQGNVIMNATVSLVEPLGHSNLVSARIGDKLVRFFADASYRAERGTSIVCSADLQKIAVFDKSTGQSIDTEHCIKEAFAV
- a CDS encoding myo-inositol-1(or 4)-monophosphatase, with translation MSQEFEKSLLQSAIEYAKQAGELIRAQTGNWDQILEKKNGSDLVTNVDLLSEALLKSLISAHYSDHWILSEEDNGTLNSYEALISKGAGYGWIIDPIDGTTNFIHGIPHFAVSIGIVRDQETIIGVVYNPLNEELFYARRNGGAYRNGKLITSGREQRLQEALLATGFQADQWAPQSLLVKQMDHLAGACRNLRIIGAASLDLCWIAMGRLTGFWHKGLHPWDTSAAALILREAGGRLTDFNGNEYELHHDTLVASNSTIHDELLAGLTR